In Streptomyces sp. P9-A4, a single window of DNA contains:
- a CDS encoding alpha/beta hydrolase, producing the protein MAGKAPFHSVEAATTAFPARPLVGAVWLAAVPEVDMGVGGEREAAEGGRVPGAGVAPPLDAEVGRVREGDRRGARQSITPGNLAMTQARDASGRPRPGVEELRDGGRFDVAELRVPGPPGAPEVTLVSARPTGLAGPLPLLYYLHGGAMIMGNAWSVLPTVLREWAHPLGLAVVSVEYRLAPHVRYPAPLEDCYAGLVGALGHADRLGVDPERVVLGGKSAGGGLAAALALLARDRGGPVPLGQLLLSPMLDDRGTFSSHQMSGLDTWDLTSHTTAWQALLGDRHGAADLPPYAAPARATDLSGLPPAYVEAGSAEMFRDEAVAYANAIWRAGGEAELHVWSGACHGFDSLAPHAAVTGDARGARTRWLRRLLARPGTGGMPAG; encoded by the coding sequence GTGGCCGGAAAGGCACCCTTCCACAGCGTCGAGGCCGCCACCACCGCGTTCCCGGCCCGGCCCCTCGTCGGGGCCGTGTGGTTGGCTGCTGTGCCGGAGGTGGACATGGGCGTGGGCGGGGAGCGTGAGGCGGCCGAAGGGGGCCGGGTGCCGGGGGCCGGGGTGGCGCCGCCCCTCGATGCCGAGGTCGGGCGCGTACGGGAGGGTGACCGGCGAGGGGCTCGTCAGTCGATCACCCCCGGCAATCTCGCCATGACGCAGGCGCGGGACGCCTCCGGGCGGCCTCGGCCCGGTGTCGAGGAGCTGCGCGACGGCGGTCGTTTCGACGTGGCCGAGCTACGGGTCCCCGGGCCGCCCGGCGCGCCCGAGGTCACTCTGGTGAGCGCCCGGCCGACGGGCCTCGCCGGGCCCCTGCCGCTGCTGTACTACCTGCACGGCGGCGCCATGATCATGGGCAACGCCTGGTCCGTGCTGCCGACGGTCCTCCGCGAGTGGGCCCACCCCCTGGGCCTCGCCGTCGTCTCCGTCGAGTACCGGCTCGCGCCCCACGTGCGCTACCCGGCGCCGCTGGAGGACTGCTACGCCGGGCTCGTCGGGGCCCTCGGTCACGCCGACCGGCTGGGCGTCGACCCGGAGCGGGTCGTCCTCGGCGGGAAGAGCGCCGGCGGTGGGCTGGCCGCCGCCCTCGCCCTGCTGGCCAGGGACCGGGGTGGCCCCGTACCGCTGGGGCAGCTGCTCCTGAGCCCGATGCTCGACGACCGGGGCACCTTCTCCAGCCACCAGATGTCGGGCCTCGACACCTGGGACCTCACCTCCCACACGACCGCCTGGCAGGCGCTGCTCGGTGACCGCCACGGGGCCGCCGACCTGCCGCCGTACGCCGCCCCCGCCCGTGCCACTGACCTGTCCGGACTGCCCCCGGCGTACGTGGAGGCCGGTTCGGCGGAGATGTTCCGGGACGAGGCCGTGGCGTACGCGAACGCGATCTGGCGGGCGGGCGGCGAGGCCGAACTGCATGTGTGGTCCGGCGCCTGCCACGGCTTCGACAGCCTGGCCCCGCACGCCGCCGTCACCGGCGACGCGCGCGGGGCCCGCACCCGCTGGCTCCGCCGCCTCCTCGCCCGGCCCGGTACGGGGGGTATGCCCGCCGGATGA
- a CDS encoding MFS transporter: protein MTIDGVTAEREQSSLPSPWRSSRFRLFFTARSTSLLADGMLMVSLTTAVLGAGYGAAGVGYALAAWMAPIVLLVLFGGVLADRFTPQVMMVGADVVRMVAMLALAVLLIGTEVRLWHIMALLALSGAATAMFQPGLASLVPQVAEDIQRANALLRISEAICTLLGPGVAGLLVAYWDVAGSFVVIAAAYALSALGLAPLRKLGTVRDESDDPIWQRLATGWHEFRSRSWLWGVIAVWAVYGLFVFGPALPLGAALLTEQHGASGYGWIASADGAGTIVGGLLGMRVRPRRPLVAGACAMFFFSLNPLAPALGWSFTVTAVTGVVAGCGFAFWGVMWATSVQSHIPLAVLSRVSAYDVAGSIMVIPLGRALAGPAADSFGADRVLLFSSVMGVVCILVMLSIPAIRSLGRAPKERTGADGHAGSPAGAG, encoded by the coding sequence ATGACCATCGATGGGGTAACCGCCGAGCGGGAGCAGAGCTCTCTTCCCAGCCCGTGGCGGTCGAGCCGCTTCCGGCTGTTCTTCACGGCCCGCAGCACCTCGCTGCTCGCCGACGGCATGCTGATGGTGTCGCTCACCACCGCCGTCCTCGGGGCGGGATACGGGGCGGCGGGCGTGGGGTACGCGCTGGCCGCGTGGATGGCGCCGATCGTGCTGCTCGTCCTCTTCGGGGGCGTGCTCGCCGACCGGTTCACCCCGCAGGTGATGATGGTCGGCGCCGATGTGGTGCGCATGGTCGCCATGCTGGCGCTCGCGGTGCTGCTGATCGGCACGGAGGTACGGCTCTGGCACATCATGGCGCTGCTCGCGCTCAGCGGGGCCGCGACCGCCATGTTCCAGCCGGGTCTGGCGAGCCTCGTCCCGCAGGTCGCCGAGGACATCCAGCGGGCCAACGCGCTGCTGCGGATCTCGGAGGCGATCTGCACACTGCTCGGTCCCGGTGTGGCCGGACTCCTGGTGGCCTACTGGGACGTCGCCGGATCCTTCGTGGTCATCGCGGCGGCGTACGCGCTCTCCGCGCTCGGCCTGGCGCCACTGCGGAAGCTCGGCACCGTCCGTGACGAGAGCGACGACCCGATCTGGCAGCGGCTCGCCACCGGCTGGCACGAGTTCCGGTCCCGTTCCTGGCTGTGGGGGGTCATCGCCGTCTGGGCGGTGTACGGCCTGTTCGTCTTCGGCCCGGCGCTGCCGCTGGGCGCGGCGCTGCTCACCGAGCAGCACGGGGCGAGCGGGTACGGGTGGATCGCCTCCGCCGACGGGGCGGGCACGATCGTCGGCGGCCTGCTCGGCATGCGGGTCCGCCCGCGCCGCCCGCTCGTCGCGGGGGCCTGTGCCATGTTCTTCTTCTCCCTCAACCCCCTGGCGCCCGCGCTGGGCTGGTCCTTCACGGTCACGGCGGTGACGGGGGTGGTGGCCGGCTGCGGCTTCGCCTTCTGGGGGGTGATGTGGGCGACGAGCGTGCAGTCCCACATCCCGCTGGCGGTGCTCAGCCGCGTGTCCGCGTACGACGTCGCGGGCTCGATCATGGTCATCCCCCTGGGCCGGGCACTGGCGGGCCCTGCGGCGGACTCCTTCGGCGCGGACCGGGTGCTGCTGTTCTCCTCGGTCATGGGCGTCGTGTGCATCCTGGTGATGCTCTCGATACCGGCGATCCGATCCTTGGGCCGAGCGCCGAAGGAACGAACGGGGGCGGACGGTCACGCCGGGAGCCCGGCGGGGGCCGGCTGA
- a CDS encoding helix-turn-helix domain-containing protein, which produces MPLERRDDGTLVFGYLDTTSEDRAGAFDTVLVRAGGAGGSDGSGGAAGSGGSGRSGGDRESRDGNGIGGGSREGYTAELRPCRFGALSGCHISGEQRVRVMPRPSPAAPRSGHLLGFLVSGRGALEQDGRRANLAPGEFVLYTGARPFQLELDAAHRYFVLSLDPGTAGLLSAADLSTPRALTANAELPRSPSGRVLAAVIGELASRDRGFGPLASREMGEHVSGILRTLLRETAAAGTATAGGPGGATRTLERILAYIDDRLAEDLSPGAVAAAHHISVRQLHVLFRESGVTVGDHVRQRRLERIRRDLVDPALAHLPAYALAARWGFGEASHFSRVFRAEFGLSPRAVREQARTPDLPAGTVPAAWHPDR; this is translated from the coding sequence ATGCCGCTGGAACGACGGGACGACGGGACCTTGGTGTTCGGGTACCTCGACACCACGTCGGAGGACCGCGCGGGCGCCTTCGACACGGTTCTGGTCCGGGCCGGTGGGGCAGGTGGGTCAGATGGCTCCGGTGGTGCTGCTGGTTCCGGCGGGTCCGGTCGCTCCGGTGGTGACCGGGAAAGCAGGGACGGGAACGGAATCGGAGGCGGAAGCCGGGAGGGTTACACAGCCGAGCTGCGGCCCTGCCGCTTCGGCGCGCTGAGCGGCTGCCACATCAGCGGCGAGCAGCGCGTACGGGTCATGCCCCGGCCCTCCCCGGCCGCCCCCCGGTCCGGCCACCTCCTCGGATTCCTCGTGTCGGGGCGCGGGGCACTCGAACAGGACGGGCGGCGGGCGAACCTCGCCCCGGGCGAGTTCGTCCTCTACACGGGCGCGCGCCCCTTCCAGCTGGAGCTCGACGCCGCCCATCGGTACTTCGTGCTCTCCCTCGACCCCGGTACGGCCGGACTGCTGAGCGCCGCCGACCTCTCGACCCCCCGCGCCCTCACCGCCAACGCCGAACTGCCCCGGTCGCCGAGCGGCCGGGTCCTGGCGGCGGTGATCGGCGAACTGGCCTCCCGCGACCGGGGATTCGGTCCACTCGCCAGCCGTGAGATGGGCGAGCACGTCTCGGGGATCCTGCGCACACTGCTGCGCGAGACGGCCGCCGCCGGGACGGCGACGGCGGGGGGGCCGGGCGGGGCGACGAGGACCCTGGAGCGGATCCTCGCGTACATCGACGACCGCCTCGCCGAGGATCTGTCACCGGGCGCGGTCGCGGCGGCGCACCACATCTCGGTCCGGCAGCTGCATGTCCTGTTCCGGGAGTCGGGCGTGACCGTAGGGGACCACGTACGGCAGCGGCGGCTGGAGCGGATCCGCCGGGACCTCGTCGATCCGGCCCTCGCCCACCTGCCCGCGTACGCCCTCGCGGCGCGCTGGGGCTTCGGCGAGGCCAGCCACTTCAGCCGGGTGTTCCGGGCCGAGTTCGGCCTCTCGCCCCGGGCGGTACGGGAGCAGGCGCGCACCCCGGACCTTCCGGCGGGCACCGTCCCGGCGGCGTGGCACCCGGATCGCTAG
- a CDS encoding condensation domain-containing protein, with protein MSERAPSLPRTTHTLTVRYSGGEERRGPVTMGQANMIRCMLRDEPAHINIHDVWPVPEGTRTEAAIDALRALVVRHEALRTTFPHAPGSAPGEQVVAPEGEFTVTVVNHGHGDSTGEPASHAEYAEYAEYAESLARQARVHRFRLDRDFALRVSLITFDGAPVFVALAASHALTDVSALSVLKEEWLSLLAGEELPPLTSLAPLDLAAEEATPAGVRRSEASLRHWERIIRTGPQAMFAEPGAEGTETRVPRLTLRSRRAARALALAAERTGGLPSTVLLTAWCALVAHRAGQSACVAAVPTSNRYHPRLARSVNTVSQDALLSLDLRVESFDALLRKAWGAALNAYRHSQFDALGLWEMIDRTTFERGSRFARDVVFNDVSTLPSTVADATGAPASASASASASDTEADADADGPELELSWGPDQVLPTRVLTFVYETDPVVHLATWADPALFRRDEAEDFLAGLVRLLEATATADVPLTSLTDVTGVRPARRGPEWCRVDGSWVSPPLVAETLGKALQGLPVHVVADAPDGEGNTPALTAFVAAGDSPLTPAEAHTVLMDALPGHPGVLAPHRYVIVQDPPAEAGRSSAWLRQQILVEGTGRDRDVT; from the coding sequence ATGAGTGAGCGAGCACCCTCGCTCCCGAGGACCACCCACACCCTCACCGTCCGGTACTCGGGCGGCGAGGAGCGCCGGGGCCCCGTCACCATGGGGCAGGCCAACATGATCCGCTGCATGCTGCGGGACGAGCCCGCGCACATCAACATCCACGACGTGTGGCCGGTCCCCGAGGGGACCCGTACCGAAGCGGCGATCGACGCCCTCCGCGCGCTGGTGGTACGCCACGAGGCGCTGCGCACGACCTTCCCGCACGCGCCGGGCAGCGCGCCGGGCGAACAAGTGGTGGCGCCGGAAGGGGAGTTCACGGTCACAGTCGTGAACCACGGCCACGGCGACTCCACCGGCGAACCCGCGTCGCACGCCGAGTACGCCGAGTACGCCGAGTACGCCGAGTCACTGGCCCGCCAGGCCCGCGTCCACCGGTTCCGTCTGGACCGGGACTTCGCCCTCCGCGTCTCCCTGATCACCTTCGACGGCGCGCCCGTCTTCGTCGCCCTGGCGGCGAGCCACGCCCTGACGGACGTCAGCGCCCTCTCCGTGCTCAAGGAGGAGTGGCTGAGCCTCCTCGCGGGCGAGGAGCTTCCCCCGCTGACCTCCCTCGCCCCGCTCGACCTGGCCGCCGAGGAGGCGACCCCGGCCGGGGTCCGCAGGTCCGAGGCCTCCCTGCGGCACTGGGAGCGGATCATCCGTACCGGCCCCCAGGCGATGTTCGCCGAGCCGGGCGCCGAAGGGACCGAGACGCGGGTGCCACGGCTCACCCTGCGGTCGCGGCGCGCGGCGCGGGCCCTGGCGCTCGCGGCCGAGCGGACCGGCGGCCTGCCGTCCACCGTCCTGCTGACCGCGTGGTGCGCCCTGGTCGCGCACCGGGCGGGCCAGAGCGCCTGCGTGGCCGCCGTACCGACGTCCAACCGCTACCACCCGCGCCTCGCCCGCTCGGTGAACACGGTGTCCCAGGACGCGCTGCTCTCCCTGGACCTGCGGGTCGAGTCCTTCGACGCGCTGCTGCGCAAGGCGTGGGGAGCGGCGCTCAACGCTTACCGGCACAGCCAGTTCGACGCGCTCGGCCTGTGGGAGATGATCGACAGGACCACCTTCGAGCGCGGCAGCCGGTTCGCGCGCGATGTCGTCTTCAACGACGTCAGCACGCTGCCGTCGACCGTCGCGGACGCCACCGGCGCCCCCGCCTCCGCCTCCGCCTCCGCCTCCGCCTCCGACACCGAAGCCGACGCCGACGCCGACGGGCCGGAGCTGGAGCTGAGTTGGGGCCCGGATCAGGTGCTCCCGACCCGCGTCCTCACCTTCGTGTACGAGACCGACCCTGTCGTCCACCTCGCCACTTGGGCCGATCCCGCGCTGTTCCGCCGGGACGAGGCGGAGGACTTCCTCGCCGGGCTCGTACGGCTCCTGGAGGCGACCGCCACCGCCGACGTACCGCTGACGTCGCTCACGGACGTGACGGGGGTACGGCCGGCCCGGCGCGGGCCCGAATGGTGCCGGGTGGACGGCTCCTGGGTCTCGCCTCCCCTGGTGGCGGAGACCCTGGGCAAGGCCCTGCAGGGCCTGCCCGTCCATGTCGTCGCGGACGCTCCGGACGGGGAAGGGAACACACCGGCCCTGACGGCCTTCGTCGCCGCCGGGGACTCCCCCCTCACCCCGGCCGAGGCGCACACCGTGCTCATGGACGCCCTCCCCGGGCATCCGGGCGTACTGGCCCCGCACCGGTACGTGATCGTCCAGGACCCGCCGGCCGAGGCGGGCCGGAGCAGCGCGTGGCTCCGTCAGCAGATTCTCGTGGAAGGAACCGGCCGGGACCGGGATGTCACATGA
- a CDS encoding CsbD family protein: protein MRKSSVQKGKGKVKETVGKVIGDTRLEREGKTDQMAGRAREAMEKVHESALKARDELKRRTSRDEHRRRSS from the coding sequence ATGCGCAAGAGCTCGGTGCAGAAGGGCAAGGGCAAGGTGAAGGAGACCGTCGGCAAGGTGATCGGCGACACGCGGCTGGAGAGGGAGGGCAAGACCGACCAGATGGCGGGCAGGGCGCGCGAGGCGATGGAGAAGGTGCACGAGAGCGCGCTGAAGGCCCGCGACGAGCTCAAGCGGCGGACCTCCCGCGACGAGCACAGGCGGCGGAGCTCCTAG